From one Lineus longissimus chromosome 3, tnLinLong1.2, whole genome shotgun sequence genomic stretch:
- the LOC135485114 gene encoding RNA-binding protein 34-like yields the protein MSGSYTIGGVSGLLSSKIKKKKKSELDTLFSSVSPYRPVLTASIPITADEVKITTPPKPAKKKKRKSEPSPLPSEKEAVSPKKKKTMTEAKVVNGKERVKKGKDEKRVSGGFCPPPGIVHESLMGDTKKNKKTRVEEREEALAGSTTSSKKKKRKRGQEEDDEEEDQEAAPKKKIKIKWEKDPTVDAKTIFVGNLPVTYDTKAVRRLFRKYGKIQSVRLRSATPANLTLPKKVAVIKQEFHPDRKSINAYVVFSEEEETKKALKKNGRLIDGHHIKVDLVGQECEHDHKKSIFVGNLPFAILDDELWECFEEIGNIKSVRVVRDSKTGMGKGFGYVHFKDTTSVALALKLNGKKFKERNIRVTRSRAENRLQKEISLTSEKRPKKKKKFSKPSNAAAGSFQGQKALTDDEIKKLRKKKKMARSGVHGKGKKANVLNAMLRLKKRQGGGAKGDAMSATPPKGGKKDKNGLGSGKKNKIRLGNGKKNKTGFGSGKRNKMLPGSGKKNKTGLGTTGKGIKKGLGIGKKKKMKHGKK from the exons ATGTCTGGTTCTTACACAATTGGAGGCGTTTCTGGTCTTCTGTCTTCAAAgattaagaagaagaagaagagtgaATTGGATACCTTATTTAGCTCTGTGTCTCCGTACAGACCAGTACTCACAGCATCGATTCCAATTACAGCAGATGAAGTAAAG ATAACAACACCTCCAAAGcctgcaaagaaaaagaaaaggaaatctGAACCAAGTCCACTGCCTTCTGAAAAGGAAGCTGTTAgtccaaagaagaagaaaactatGACAGAGGCCAAGGTAGTGAATGGAAAGGAAAGAgttaaaaaaggaaaagatgaaaaacgtGTATCGGGTGGATTTTGTCCCCCTCCCGGTATTGTACATGAGTCACTGATGGGTGACACGAAAAAGAATAAGAAGACAAGAGTTGAAGAGAG GGAAGAGGCTTTGGCAGGCTCGACGACTTcttcaaagaagaagaaaaggaagagAGGCCAGGAGGAGGATGACGAGGAGGAAGATCAAGAGGCAGCacccaagaaaaaaatcaagataAAGTGGGAGAAAGATCCAACAGTCGATGCTAAAACCATCTTTGTTGGAAACTTACCTGTGACCTATGATACAAAG GCCGTAAGAAGACTATTCCGTAAATATGGGAAGATTCAGTCAGTTAGGTTGCGGTCTGCT ACTCCAGCTAACCTTACACTGCCAAAGAAAGTAGCTGTGATAAA GCAAGAATTCCACCCGGACAGAAAAAGTATAAACGCATATGTTGTGTTCTCAGAAGAGGAGGAAACCAAGAAAGCCTTGAAAAA GAATGGAAGACTAATAGATGGACATCATATCAAGGTAGATCTAGTTGGCCAGGAATGTGAACATGATCAcaagaaatcaatatttgttGGAAATTTACCATTTG ccatcttggatgatGAGTTATGGGAATGCTTTGAGGAAATTGGCAACATAAAGAGCGTACGAGTTGTGAGAGACAGTAAGACTGGAATGGGAAAAGGTTTTGGTTATGTGCACTTCAAG GATACCACCTCTGTGGCCCTGGCGCTGAAGTTGAATGGAAAGAAGTTCAAAGAACGCAACATTCGAGTTACAAGGTCCCGGGCAGAGAATAGATTACAGAAAGAAAT TTCATTAACCTCTGAGAAGAGacctaagaagaagaagaaattcagTAAACCGAGTAACGCGGCAGCCGGAAGTTTCCAGGGCCAGAAAGCTTTGACAGATGATGAAATCAAAAAActtaggaagaagaagaagatggctCGGAGTGGTGTACATGGAAAAGGCAAGAAAGCCAACGTGCTGAATGCTATGTTACGTTTAAAGAAACGGCAAGGTGGTGGAGCAAAAGGTGATGCTATGAGTGCTACACCACCTAAGGGTGGGAAGAAGGATAAGAATGGGCTAGGGTCAGGGAAAAAGAATAAAATAAGACTTGGAAATGGTAAAAAGAATAAAACGGGATTTGGAAGTGGTAAAAGGAATAAAATGTTACCTGGAAGTGGTAAAAAGAATAAAACAGGACTTGGAACTACTGGTAAAGGTATTAAAAAAGGACTTGGAATaggtaagaagaagaagatgaagcatGGTAAAAAATaa